One part of the Flavobacterium johnsoniae UW101 genome encodes these proteins:
- a CDS encoding serine hydrolase domain-containing protein, which produces MKHFFLLIFFAGIFGVHSQNAALIKRLDGSTISQDSLTSAIKYLMNKADVKGLAITVFNSKKPVYMNAFGFSDVENNKKLDLHTNLYGASFSKAVFAVVVMKLVDEGVISLDKPLQSYLPKSIYEYEPKVWHEDFKELKDYPEYTKITARMCLDHTTGLPNWRWFESDEKLRIKFEPGSRYSYSGEGLTYLQVVLEKITRKPLEELAQERVFKPLGMTASSYKWQEKFEKDYAYGYDEEGKKQEKDKDNAPRGAGTLETTIEDYSKFLTAILNKKILSSKSYKELFSPQIRIHSKNQFGPGALEDGNWYDNLELSYGLGWGLVKSPYGPGAFKEGQGSGFQNYSIVFPDKGIGMLIMSNSYSTGKIIKYLLETGIQDKYTPWEWDQYIPYDKVIK; this is translated from the coding sequence ATGAAACACTTTTTCTTACTTATTTTTTTTGCAGGCATTTTTGGTGTTCACTCACAAAATGCAGCTTTGATTAAAAGGCTTGACGGAAGCACTATTTCCCAGGACAGCTTAACATCGGCCATAAAATATCTTATGAATAAAGCCGATGTAAAAGGACTTGCCATTACGGTTTTTAATTCTAAAAAACCGGTTTATATGAATGCCTTCGGCTTTAGCGATGTCGAAAATAATAAAAAATTAGATCTGCATACCAATTTATACGGAGCTTCTTTTAGCAAAGCAGTATTTGCTGTTGTAGTTATGAAACTGGTTGACGAAGGTGTAATTAGTTTAGACAAACCTTTGCAAAGCTATCTTCCAAAATCAATTTACGAGTATGAACCTAAAGTATGGCACGAAGATTTTAAAGAATTAAAAGATTATCCCGAATACACTAAAATTACAGCCAGAATGTGTCTGGACCACACAACCGGACTTCCTAACTGGCGCTGGTTTGAATCTGACGAAAAATTACGCATTAAGTTTGAACCGGGAAGCCGTTACAGTTATTCTGGAGAAGGATTGACATATCTTCAGGTAGTTTTAGAAAAAATAACCAGAAAACCTTTAGAAGAACTTGCTCAGGAAAGAGTGTTTAAACCTTTGGGAATGACAGCTTCCAGCTACAAATGGCAGGAAAAATTTGAGAAAGATTATGCGTACGGATATGATGAAGAAGGAAAAAAACAGGAAAAAGACAAAGACAATGCGCCAAGAGGAGCAGGAACACTGGAAACTACTATTGAAGATTACAGTAAATTTTTAACTGCTATCCTGAATAAAAAAATACTAAGTTCAAAATCATACAAAGAATTGTTTAGTCCGCAGATTCGTATTCATTCTAAAAACCAATTTGGACCCGGCGCGTTAGAAGACGGTAATTGGTATGACAATCTCGAACTTTCATACGGTTTAGGCTGGGGACTCGTAAAATCACCTTACGGACCAGGAGCATTTAAAGAAGGGCAGGGTTCTGGGTTTCAGAATTACAGTATCGTATTTCCAGATAAAGGAATTGGAATGCTTATAATGTCAAACAGCTACAGCACAGGAAAAATAATTAAATACCTGTTAGAAACAGGAATTCAGGACAAATACACACCATGGGAATGGGATCAGTATATTCCTTATGATAAAGTGATTAAATAA
- a CDS encoding response regulator transcription factor, with the protein MKNIKNDLNKKLLHQNNSADLKTITQLKICQKTAQNFAELENGIAVLSDLYHNKSYVYSGKIADELNIFKKNQMQELESIWEEELFDKLNNEDVLQKYLLELQFFQFIKTVPIHERRDFCVISRLRFKDNTTNKSLLHKMFYFSNEHEDIELALCLYNFDFSQAFHYEGKIINTANGNVMQQNEAGNFSFLSSREKEILKMLQKGKQSKEIASLLFISKNTVSRHRQNILEKMKVNNTAEACTLAVKLKWI; encoded by the coding sequence ATGAAAAACATAAAAAATGATCTGAATAAAAAGTTACTGCATCAGAATAATTCTGCCGATTTAAAAACTATCACGCAATTAAAAATCTGCCAGAAAACTGCACAAAATTTTGCCGAATTAGAAAACGGAATTGCTGTTCTGAGCGATCTGTATCATAATAAAAGTTATGTGTATTCTGGAAAAATTGCAGATGAACTAAACATTTTCAAAAAAAATCAAATGCAGGAATTAGAAAGCATTTGGGAAGAAGAACTTTTTGATAAATTGAATAATGAAGATGTTCTGCAAAAATATCTTTTAGAGCTTCAGTTTTTTCAGTTCATTAAAACAGTTCCAATTCATGAAAGAAGGGATTTTTGCGTGATAAGCAGATTAAGATTCAAAGACAATACGACCAATAAATCTTTACTGCACAAGATGTTTTATTTCTCGAATGAACATGAAGATATCGAACTGGCTTTATGTCTTTACAATTTCGATTTTTCGCAGGCTTTTCATTACGAAGGGAAAATTATAAATACAGCAAACGGAAACGTTATGCAGCAAAATGAAGCCGGAAATTTTTCTTTTCTTTCTTCAAGAGAAAAGGAGATTCTAAAAATGCTTCAAAAAGGCAAACAGAGTAAAGAAATTGCTTCTCTTCTATTCATAAGTAAAAATACCGTCAGCCGGCACAGGCAGAATATTCTCGAAAAAATGAAAGTAAACAATACGGCAGAAGCTTGTACACTTGCTGTAAAGCTGAAATGGATATAG